The Flavobacterium sp. 102 genomic interval TTTATGGCAGCATCAGTTCCAAGATAAGTATAACGACTGCCAGTTTTGGTAATTTGAGTAGCAACATTGGTTATATCGCTCTCTACTCCGGCTGCAGTTACAGTGCTAATCTTTAATACATGGTTATTGGGTAAACCCGAGGCATCGATAATCAAGCCGCGTTTAACTTCCACTTCTTTCTTTAATTGGTTAGAATCCAAATCAGTAAAATTGGCTCCTACTTTTTTAGAGATAACAACAGTAGTGCCGTCGTCACGTAAAAAAAGGGTTTGACCAAATGTGGTAGAGTAAAATAGTAAAGTTACCAGCAAACTCAAAGCTCTAAAGTTTTGTAAATAATTTTTCATCATTATAAAATTGAAAGGTTAAAAAAATCTGCAACAGAAGAATACGGGATAACAAAAGAACATCGAACACCATCACCCCCAACTATGATTCCGATAGGTTCTCCGGAGGAAGTAAAAACCAAAGAACCTGAATCACCGGTTTTAGAAAAAGGCTCCGTACTAACACTATGAACAAAAATAATATTGTCAAGATCTTTAAAATCCTTCTTAGTTTTACTGCCGTAATTCAGAGTTACGGGCTTCCCTACCGCAGAAAGATGCCCCTTAATCCTTTTATAGCCTCTTGTCCTACTGATAATATATACTTCTTTGTAATCCGTATAATTTTCTTCATCTAAATAAATATTGGAATGTTGAATGGTGATTTGACCCGGTAATTTTGTCTCATAACTGATAGCATCTGAAACTTCAACAATAGCAATGTCTAATTCTTCGTTCTTACTTGCTTCCAAAATTGTTCCCACTATATCACCACCTACAGTAATGACATCATCGTTACCATTCGACACAAAAAGATCCCAATCGTGACTTTTGTGCTTAACCGCATGATAACAAGTAACAAATACAACTTTACCTTGCTGCAAACAAAAACAACCTGCACTTCCATAATCCTTTGTAGTCATAGCTCCGTTCTTAACCCCGGAAGATGGTCCAAAAGCTCCTTGAATTTCAGAATTACAAGTTTGAACTTCAACTTTGTAACTAAAGCCTACTAAGTCAGTGTTTTTAAATTTAATTTTCTCAGGTGCTTGGTAACTGGGGTCATTTAGATAAAGAGTTATAAGTTTGCGCTGATGATCAATCTCGTCATAGGATATGGCCGGTACAGCTTTTACAAAATCTTTAACCTCCTTATTTATTGCCTTAATTTTACTAATTTCTTCCTGTCTTTTTTTCTTATCATCCTCCATTTTGGCAAGATGCTCCCTGGCTTGCTGTGTTAAAGATGTTTCATTTTCAGTCAGCGCATTTTTTATATAGTCATTAATTTGATTAATACGAATATTACTAATTGCAGTTATGAAATAAGGAAACGCTTCGTCATGCGTAACATATTTTTGGTAAACACCACTTAAGGCAAAGTAATTTTGTCCTTCAATTAATAAAAGTTCAGCTGTGCGGCGATAATTTTGCCATTTCTCTCTGAATTTATAAGATTGTCTCAAAGCATTAAAAATAGCCAAAGCAACACTCAAGATAGTAGCCCAAATAAGATGATTGGGTGTATCCTCTGAAACAGTATCGTTTGCTGAGGAA includes:
- a CDS encoding DUF4231 domain-containing protein, producing MADKTKQMLRKRIELYVDAIKKLSLDPYKKDQLVSNYILNLRLMETLANRNLLFQDISNVIVIVLSALVPVFINYSSANDTVSEDTPNHLIWATILSVALAIFNALRQSYKFREKWQNYRRTAELLLIEGQNYFALSGVYQKYVTHDEAFPYFITAISNIRINQINDYIKNALTENETSLTQQAREHLAKMEDDKKKRQEEISKIKAINKEVKDFVKAVPAISYDEIDHQRKLITLYLNDPSYQAPEKIKFKNTDLVGFSYKVEVQTCNSEIQGAFGPSSGVKNGAMTTKDYGSAGCFCLQQGKVVFVTCYHAVKHKSHDWDLFVSNGNDDVITVGGDIVGTILEASKNEELDIAIVEVSDAISYETKLPGQITIQHSNIYLDEENYTDYKEVYIISRTRGYKRIKGHLSAVGKPVTLNYGSKTKKDFKDLDNIIFVHSVSTEPFSKTGDSGSLVFTSSGEPIGIIVGGDGVRCSFVIPYSSVADFFNLSIL